The Molothrus ater isolate BHLD 08-10-18 breed brown headed cowbird chromosome 6, BPBGC_Mater_1.1, whole genome shotgun sequence genome segment GATGTTAACGCTACACCAACCCATATTTCTTGATACACAGTAGAAAAGTAGAATGCCATGGGTTTCAATGCCTTCGGAATCATGGCCTGCACCATCTGAAATGATAAAAAGTGTTGTCATTTTAACTTTTGCAGATGTATTCTTACCTGCTGGATTTTTAACATACATACagacatacatatatatattaatcTGCCtttatgtatacacacacactcctGATGCGTATCAGCAGCAGTTCACAAGTTAAAAATCCCCAAGCATGCAGAAGTACTTATTCCAAAGCGAAGAAATGATAATTCAGAGTTAAGTTTACAATTTATGGGCTAAcacaaacaatttttaaaattacagttgATGAAAGATGGGTCAACAGAAGATTTACAGAGCAGCAACAGTTAGATTTCTCTCTGCCTATCAGTAACAGCTTTTTCCTAAAGTTTCCAGATTCCCTTAGGAGGAAATCTCATTCCAGACAAGCCAGTGAGGCTCCTTCCTTGCACTACCAATTTAGCTTCCCTCCCTCGCAGCTGTCTCTTCCAGCATGGTAATTTCTACTCAAAATAGCAACATAAATGATGTTAAGCTAATGAATTCATGCTTTATCATGACTATTTGACTTTCAAAATATGCCCCAAGAGCAAGAAGCCTGTCAGTGTTGGCAGTTTATTCCTTTCCATGCAGCTTTGcaagacaaagagaaaactgTAGGAGGTTTTAGAATAAAGCTTATCCTAACTCACATAAACGTTAGTTCCCATTTGCACCACACTGCACTGAGATACCCCATGTTTTATGGGCACTCAATAGTCACTATTGACACTTATTACAACCCAATAAAGTCAGCTATACGCAGCATATAAACCAGAGactcaggaaagaaaagcagagttaaCTTCTCTGAGGTAATGCTCACTTAGCCGCTGTTATTAAATGTAAAGCATTGTCTGCTAAAGCATCGCCCCTCTAAGAGGAGAGGGTGCAAGGGCAGCCCTTGTCAGACAACTGGAAAAATCGACGTGTTTCTTAAAGAATTAAAGGAACTTTGAGGCAATTCCTATATAGTTACAGACAAACCCCCATTTACATTTGTTAATGGACAGTCATTTCAATAATTTATTATTGTGGCAAAAGTTCCTGAAACACCTTTGTCCTTTCACCACACTATTAACGACACTGCATTAAGGACTTAACGCTCACTTAAATTTCCAGCGTTTGTAGTTTCAGATGAACAGTGGAACATAAACAGTTAGTCTGCTATAGCAGAATATCAAAACATACTAACAAAGAAGGAGACTgaacagagcaggaagggaggatTTCCCCACCGCCACAGAACACAGCGAATAAGCAGCGCTGTTTCCCCGTAACACCGCACCAAAGCCCGGCAGAGACCTTTCCCCAGGGCCTGTGCGGCCGCGACGTccttcaaagtattttttttccctgctatctACCCGGAATAACGCTCCGGGTTTGCTGCCTCCTTGACCTCCCCGCCACAACCCGCCGCAGCCCGGGGCGGCTGCACGGGGGCGGGACGGTAGCGGCAAAGTTCCAGGCCGCGGGCCGCgctccctttctcccttcttcccttcccttcccaggctgAAGTAGCGCTATCCCCACCCGAGACACCCTCGAGCGGGGCCCGCCAGGACCCAGCTGGGCTCGCCGGGCCCAGACCCACCGTGCCAGGGAGCGGCGAAGGTCACACTCGGGAACGGGGACGGGTCCGCTGCTGCCGCGGGGCGCGCCGGGAAAGGACGCGCGGCGGGCGGGGACAGCAGCGCCCCCTATGGCCGCGGAGGACCGGAGCGCCCTCGCATCGCAGCGGCGgcagccccgctgcccccggaATCACGGAATAGGTCAGGCGGGAAGGGACCGCAGTCAGGCACCTGGAACAACCTCCCTGCTCgagcagggtcatccc includes the following:
- the ATP5MJ gene encoding ATP synthase subunit ATP5MJ, mitochondrial — encoded protein: MVQAMIPKALKPMAFYFSTVYQEIWVGVALTSYAYYKISYGGKKSSGSKSSGSGHH